The Chryseobacterium aureum genome contains a region encoding:
- a CDS encoding response regulator transcription factor yields the protein MSDIINSLHTRKRTGNVPFSEEKNANKYFNVLKAVSNTSLGCMYIADLKTRKLEFISENPLLFSGLSCTEVEKMGYNFFRKYTKKEDLEILKKVSTHGLKFFECLSPEEKKVHTLTYDFHVKYANSVDVLVNHKITPVEICDQGEISKIVCVVSYSMSRNAGNIRIISNLSDSYWKYNLFTGKWVEECKITLKIREIEIIRLYLQGLTIEEIAEQLFVSPSTIKFHRSKLFERIGVKNIIEAISYVISNNLI from the coding sequence ATGAGCGATATAATAAATTCGTTACATACGAGGAAAAGAACGGGTAATGTACCTTTTTCTGAAGAAAAGAACGCCAATAAATACTTTAATGTGTTGAAAGCCGTATCGAACACCAGCTTAGGTTGTATGTATATTGCAGACCTCAAAACAAGAAAACTGGAATTCATTTCAGAAAATCCTTTACTTTTTTCAGGACTGAGTTGTACAGAGGTTGAAAAAATGGGTTATAACTTTTTCCGTAAATACACCAAGAAAGAAGATCTCGAGATATTAAAAAAAGTAAGCACTCATGGGCTGAAGTTTTTTGAGTGTCTTTCACCGGAAGAAAAAAAAGTGCATACCCTTACGTATGATTTCCATGTGAAATATGCTAATAGCGTAGATGTTCTTGTGAATCACAAAATCACCCCTGTAGAAATATGTGATCAGGGAGAAATTTCTAAAATAGTCTGTGTAGTATCTTATTCCATGAGCCGTAATGCAGGAAATATCCGGATCATTTCCAACCTGTCAGATTCCTATTGGAAGTATAATCTTTTTACCGGAAAATGGGTGGAAGAATGTAAAATTACCTTGAAAATAAGGGAAATTGAAATTATAAGGCTCTATCTTCAGGGATTAACGATTGAAGAAATTGCAGAGCAGTTGTTTGTGTCTCCCAGTACCATAAAGTTTCACAGGAGCAAATTGTTTGAAAGAATCGGGGTGAAAAATATTATTGAAGCCATTTCCTACGTAATATCAAATAATTTGATTTAA
- a CDS encoding TetR/AcrR family transcriptional regulator, which translates to MERKSASGSIRNKERSKKKFLDAVGKILKTKGYAGLKINDIAATAGVDKKMIYTYFGGMDGLMDEYVRTQDFWVKVTSEEVEKMKPNLEDGGQEFIRHMLLSQFDYVYTNKEAQKLLLWTISEPRKSLKKLIDTQEENGEYIFNLLMESHFKEKMDVYRSIMAIMVSGLYYLNMFASLNGSIFCGIDVNTPEGRDKIKKAISFMVDQTYEGLLKD; encoded by the coding sequence ATGGAAAGAAAGTCAGCATCAGGAAGTATTAGGAACAAGGAACGCAGTAAGAAAAAGTTTTTAGATGCGGTTGGGAAGATTCTGAAAACGAAAGGATATGCAGGGTTGAAGATTAATGATATCGCTGCAACAGCCGGAGTAGATAAGAAAATGATCTATACCTATTTTGGCGGTATGGATGGGCTGATGGATGAATATGTCCGTACACAGGATTTCTGGGTAAAAGTTACCAGTGAAGAGGTAGAAAAAATGAAACCTAACCTTGAAGACGGAGGACAGGAATTTATCCGCCATATGCTGCTCTCACAGTTTGATTACGTATACACCAATAAAGAAGCACAGAAACTCCTTTTATGGACGATTTCCGAACCCCGTAAGTCATTAAAAAAACTGATTGATACTCAGGAAGAAAACGGGGAATATATTTTTAACTTATTAATGGAATCCCACTTCAAGGAAAAGATGGACGTTTACCGTTCTATCATGGCCATCATGGTTTCCGGGCTCTATTACCTGAATATGTTTGCTTCTCTGAATGGCAGTATTTTTTGCGGAATAGATGTGAATACACCGGAAGGACGAGACAAAATTAAAAAAGCAATATCCTTTATGGTAGATCAGACATATGAAGGACTGTTAAAAGACTAA
- the zwf gene encoding glucose-6-phosphate dehydrogenase → MNQNRILQPTTIVIFGATGDLAKRKLFPAFYNLYIDGRMPKGFNIVALGRSENTNENFRNYIKENLESFSRKKVTSEDWAGFQAHITYFQHQLDEEASYQNLQQKLQDFDAVYGVRANRLFYLSIGPNFITAISNHIKTTSLASDPKKDRIIIEKPFGHNKQSAIELNSLLAKTFEEEQIYRIDHYLGKETVQNILAFRFGNSIFEPLWKHKYIESVQITVAEEVGVETRGAFYEQTGALRDMIQNHLLQILCMVAMEPPASLESGEIRDRKVDVLKCIRRISSDQVDHYAVRGQYGKGTINGVEVKGYRQEDGIAPDSNTETFAAIKFYLDNERWQDVPFYVRTGKKMKEKHSYITIQFKPLPHSTFSDSPHLLSANRLIINIQPMMDIRLQFMTKKPGLTLDLKPAEMIFDNFACQDDTPEAYETLLQDALLGDLTLFMRSDQVEEAWDVVTTIQEAWENNKDLSFPNYKAGTWGPEDVNALVERQGHSWV, encoded by the coding sequence ATGAATCAAAATAGAATCTTGCAGCCAACAACTATTGTTATTTTTGGTGCGACAGGAGATCTGGCAAAAAGAAAACTTTTCCCGGCATTTTATAACTTATATATCGATGGCAGAATGCCCAAAGGCTTCAATATTGTAGCATTGGGAAGATCAGAAAATACCAACGAAAATTTCAGAAATTACATCAAAGAAAACCTTGAAAGTTTCTCCAGAAAGAAAGTCACTTCTGAAGACTGGGCAGGCTTTCAGGCTCATATTACTTATTTCCAGCACCAGCTGGATGAAGAAGCCTCTTATCAGAATCTACAGCAAAAGCTGCAGGATTTTGATGCTGTTTACGGAGTTAGAGCCAACCGGTTATTTTACCTGTCTATAGGACCTAATTTTATTACTGCGATTTCCAATCATATCAAAACTACATCATTAGCTTCAGATCCAAAAAAAGACCGTATTATTATTGAAAAGCCTTTTGGACACAATAAACAGTCTGCGATTGAGCTGAACAGTCTTCTGGCAAAAACATTTGAAGAAGAGCAGATCTACCGTATTGATCACTATCTTGGAAAAGAAACCGTACAGAATATATTGGCGTTCAGATTCGGAAATTCTATTTTCGAACCTTTATGGAAGCATAAATACATAGAATCTGTGCAGATCACCGTAGCCGAAGAAGTAGGTGTTGAAACCAGAGGCGCGTTCTATGAACAGACGGGAGCTTTAAGAGATATGATTCAGAATCATCTTTTACAAATTCTTTGCATGGTCGCTATGGAACCGCCAGCTTCGCTGGAGTCCGGGGAGATAAGAGACCGGAAAGTAGATGTGCTGAAGTGCATTCGCAGAATTTCTTCTGATCAGGTAGATCATTACGCTGTAAGAGGCCAGTATGGAAAAGGAACCATCAACGGAGTAGAAGTGAAAGGGTACCGCCAGGAAGACGGAATTGCGCCAGATTCCAATACCGAGACCTTTGCCGCAATAAAGTTTTATCTGGATAATGAAAGATGGCAGGATGTTCCTTTCTATGTTCGCACAGGAAAGAAAATGAAAGAAAAGCACTCTTATATTACCATTCAGTTTAAGCCGCTTCCTCATTCCACATTCTCAGACAGTCCGCACCTTTTGTCGGCCAACCGTTTGATAATTAATATTCAGCCAATGATGGATATCAGACTGCAGTTCATGACAAAAAAACCTGGACTGACCCTGGATCTTAAGCCTGCAGAAATGATTTTTGACAATTTTGCCTGCCAGGATGATACTCCTGAAGCTTATGAAACCCTGTTACAGGATGCTCTTCTGGGAGATCTTACCCTGTTTATGCGTTCCGATCAGGTGGAAGAAGCCTGGGATGTTGTTACCACAATACAGGAAGCCTGGGAAAATAATAAAGACCTGTCTTTCCCGAATTATAAAGCAGGAACCTGGGGCCCGGAAGACGTTAATGCTTTGGTAGAAAGACAAGGGCACAGCTGGGTATAA
- the pgl gene encoding 6-phosphogluconolactonase, with product MNITVFDDLEKLYTEAADTFVDLSKKSIQKKDRFVVALSGGSSPKAIFRLLATPEYAEQIEWNKIYFFWVDERWVPLNDDKSNFRMTDEALLSQVPVDKNHIFPMYSDGILPEDYAKTYEQQIRSVLGDEGVFDFILLGMGDDGHTASLFPGEEVLNEKEKWVSAYYLKPQEMFRITLTAPLINKAENILVVAFGESKKHALNEVMNGAYNPALYPMQLIERKEGFQFFTDGKAKG from the coding sequence ATGAATATTACAGTATTTGACGATCTGGAAAAACTGTACACAGAGGCAGCAGACACTTTTGTTGACCTTTCAAAAAAATCTATTCAGAAAAAAGACCGTTTTGTGGTGGCTTTAAGCGGAGGTTCTTCTCCTAAAGCTATTTTCAGGCTATTGGCCACCCCGGAATATGCAGAACAGATAGAATGGAATAAAATCTATTTCTTTTGGGTAGACGAAAGATGGGTGCCTTTGAATGATGATAAAAGCAACTTCCGGATGACGGATGAAGCACTTCTGAGCCAGGTTCCTGTGGATAAAAACCATATTTTCCCTATGTATAGTGACGGAATTCTTCCCGAAGACTATGCCAAGACCTATGAACAACAGATCAGAAGTGTTCTTGGAGACGAAGGCGTATTTGATTTTATTCTTCTGGGAATGGGGGATGATGGTCACACCGCTTCATTATTTCCGGGTGAAGAAGTGTTAAATGAAAAAGAAAAATGGGTATCTGCTTATTATCTGAAGCCTCAGGAAATGTTCAGAATCACCCTGACAGCACCATTGATTAACAAAGCTGAAAATATTCTTGTAGTAGCATTCGGAGAATCCAAAAAACATGCTCTGAATGAGGTGATGAACGGTGCGTATAACCCTGCGTTATATCCCATGCAGCTTATCGAAAGAAAAGAAGGCTTTCAGTTTTTCACAGACGGAAAAGCGAAGGGCTGA
- a CDS encoding prevent-host-death protein: protein MNYKLELNTQEPNSKIVFNTIKFDSFKINIVERYIGSMKARPTLCEVLFKVRTLDDVLINRRDGNIRVKIKGDDFETYQKLSRDLNSYEYKNKLINRKEVEENYVHFILSLVIANYQLN from the coding sequence ATGAACTATAAACTTGAACTCAACACTCAGGAGCCTAATTCTAAAATTGTTTTTAATACCATCAAATTTGATTCGTTCAAGATTAATATAGTTGAAAGATATATCGGGTCAATGAAGGCTCGTCCTACATTGTGTGAAGTTCTCTTTAAAGTAAGAACTTTAGATGATGTACTCATCAACAGAAGGGACGGTAATATAAGAGTAAAGATTAAAGGGGATGATTTTGAAACCTATCAGAAATTATCCAGAGATCTTAATTCTTATGAATACAAAAACAAACTGATCAACAGAAAAGAGGTTGAAGAAAACTATGTACACTTCATTCTGAGTCTTGTAATTGCCAATTATCAGCTTAATTAA
- a CDS encoding TetR/AcrR family transcriptional regulator, producing MERKSAAGSIRNKERSKKKFLDAVGKILRTKGYTALRVNSIADMAGVDKKMIYSYFGGIDGLIDEYLRSQDYWNRTPIEEVEKIKPKWDDGGKSFMEEMLVSQFDYVHTHKEAQKLLLWRLSESRKALKKLTDTQQESGEHLFKLLMDSHFKEKAQEFRSIMAILVSGLYYLNMYAAMNGSIFCGIDISTTRGRDKIKKAVSFLLNHTYENL from the coding sequence ATGGAAAGAAAATCAGCGGCTGGGAGTATCCGGAATAAAGAACGCAGTAAGAAAAAGTTTTTAGATGCAGTGGGCAAAATACTGAGAACAAAAGGATATACCGCTCTGAGGGTGAATAGCATTGCTGATATGGCTGGGGTAGACAAGAAAATGATTTATTCTTATTTTGGAGGAATAGACGGTCTGATAGATGAATATCTCCGTTCGCAGGATTACTGGAACAGGACGCCTATTGAAGAAGTAGAAAAGATAAAACCAAAATGGGATGACGGAGGAAAATCTTTTATGGAAGAAATGCTGGTATCACAATTTGATTATGTACATACCCATAAGGAAGCTCAAAAATTACTTTTATGGCGTTTATCAGAATCACGTAAAGCTTTAAAAAAATTAACGGATACCCAGCAAGAAAGCGGAGAACATCTCTTTAAGCTGCTGATGGATTCTCATTTTAAAGAAAAAGCACAGGAATTCCGTTCCATTATGGCGATTCTGGTTTCTGGATTGTATTATCTGAATATGTATGCGGCCATGAACGGGAGTATTTTTTGTGGAATAGACATCAGCACTACCAGGGGAAGAGACAAGATAAAGAAAGCGGTTTCTTTTCTGTTGAATCATACCTATGAAAATTTATAG
- a CDS encoding fibronectin type III domain-containing protein, whose product MRKILPYILFFLIFTSYAEGQTCAPVPVPFLQSFGTGALPACWTSQNPTSASTNANVKWKFSGTAGYGVTGNGGKAAGTFAWVDASTPYASEHTVELISPQINLAGLTNPYIKFEWLKDHLTALNGTVPAADNNALKLAVNDGSGWVQIWSGDTNSPEWRTVGVPLAASYVGATIQLRFTVDKDVAGNGNFYDDILLDEVQVIQAPTCFEPAVLPASNIAPASATLNWIPPLSPAPAPANGYEYYYSTSNTPPGAATVGTANPGTSANIGSLTSGAAYYWWVRSVCSSTDKSPWVAGAPFIPGQIGGGTATHAFLPVYSCSGFSYSQQIYLAPEIGAAVGTNNYITAIRFFVSSTGTVQANYNQWTVYMGNTAQTDFATTTSWVPSSSLTQVYSGTLPAMTPGTWVEIPLSTPFLWDGTSNVVIGVDENSSGTSCTANWGSYSAGNNRGMIYYNSTTNPDPASPPVGISRYAVLPRLQLAGTTLPSCTNTPPANIAVNNITAASANVTWTAAANATYVIRYRIPPSLTWQTVNITTPFTNSITLTSLTEQTQYEVQIATVCGTQGAFSAPVSFTTPALTYCNAATATVTNGYINNVTMTGTSVPLTSNDSGATPYTDYSLDATKTITLLRNSVNNTLSVGRSIISGTYSTNAWIDFNGDGIFDNNPTTTPGGERIMNLGYSSTTPVTAVFPVPANAYSGTSKIKMRVIVYSATPANACGPLTGNGEVEDYYVKFIDLQPCTTAAPANIAVNNITHNSAYVSWIPASNASYSIRWRQGSAGAWLPSNAGQSLPAGQSFYTITGLAEQTGYQVQIATTCNGSQGAFSPSVNFTTSPLTHCSMTGTGTNDFISNVKVTPVNFPVMGNASVQTNYISYTSPATLINLEIGSQGNQLSVSKEWAGTQYADAVNAWIDWNRDGVFTDAEKIMTSAASTTTPITANFDVPATGIYTGPLTTTMRVVLKRTSAPALCADAANGEVEDYAVRLKPCSNATPGNPAFTNITHNSVNISWAAATNNNAFILEYRPVTNPVSAWTPLNLSVLGGNPPVTISALTPATTYEVRIAAICGGNGIGIYTPVTTFTTRCDPTPPFVTISNVTSSSAVITWSPVVPSASYILRWREVGSTPWNTPIVPQPPANSYTIQNLDSFKMYEVQVANICNGESTANPWSNPKVFTTERICEIPPPGLMITQISPTTAEILWDPFPGATYILKYRKVGIPSWTDVVVTTNTYTITGLLELTKYEMQVANICNGAAGNFTKLYYFTTPTVIYCPMSAANSTTEFISKVTVKPAGNKEMINESPASTYSDFTGNPLQFIELTQGSKGNQIIIDKTLSSGISAGVAVWIDFNRNGEFDINERILADGPNGNPTAGTIFSVPDNAFISMTDYKYVVMRVALQKDGIPVNCTTFKDGEVEDYTVRISKQPVPNSLNPTDIHIYPNPVRSVLYVKNISFKAQYKIYSAAGRLISTGIILNNAIDVSNLIHGIYMIEIEDGGVTVQKKFIKES is encoded by the coding sequence ATGAGAAAAATTCTACCCTATATCTTATTTTTTCTGATTTTCACATCCTATGCGGAGGGACAGACCTGTGCTCCTGTTCCGGTGCCTTTCTTACAGTCATTCGGCACGGGCGCACTTCCGGCATGCTGGACCAGTCAGAATCCCACCTCAGCTTCTACAAACGCCAATGTGAAATGGAAATTTTCCGGAACAGCCGGATATGGAGTGACCGGAAACGGTGGAAAAGCGGCAGGAACTTTTGCCTGGGTTGATGCCTCTACACCCTATGCTTCTGAACATACTGTGGAGCTTATAAGCCCACAGATCAACTTAGCCGGATTAACGAATCCTTATATCAAATTCGAATGGCTTAAGGATCATTTAACCGCTCTTAACGGAACGGTGCCTGCTGCTGACAATAACGCATTAAAACTTGCTGTAAATGATGGTTCCGGATGGGTCCAGATCTGGTCCGGCGACACAAACTCCCCGGAATGGAGAACGGTAGGTGTACCTTTGGCTGCCAGCTATGTGGGCGCAACCATTCAGTTAAGGTTTACAGTTGATAAGGATGTTGCAGGAAACGGAAATTTCTATGATGATATCCTGTTAGACGAAGTTCAGGTCATTCAGGCACCTACCTGTTTTGAGCCTGCTGTTCTGCCGGCAAGCAATATCGCCCCTGCTTCTGCTACACTTAACTGGATACCCCCGCTTTCTCCGGCACCGGCACCAGCCAATGGTTACGAATATTATTACAGCACCAGCAATACCCCGCCTGGTGCGGCTACTGTCGGAACAGCCAATCCGGGAACAAGTGCCAATATCGGTTCCCTTACTTCCGGAGCTGCTTATTATTGGTGGGTAAGATCTGTATGCTCTTCTACCGACAAATCGCCATGGGTTGCAGGTGCTCCTTTCATCCCGGGGCAGATTGGAGGGGGAACAGCTACCCATGCATTTTTACCCGTTTATTCCTGTTCAGGATTCAGTTATTCTCAGCAGATTTATTTAGCTCCAGAAATCGGAGCTGCCGTAGGAACAAATAATTATATAACCGCTATCCGTTTTTTTGTTTCCAGTACAGGAACTGTTCAAGCCAATTATAACCAATGGACAGTATATATGGGAAATACTGCACAAACGGACTTTGCCACAACGACAAGCTGGGTTCCATCTTCTTCGCTAACACAGGTATACTCCGGTACTTTGCCGGCAATGACACCAGGTACATGGGTTGAAATCCCTTTAAGCACTCCTTTCTTATGGGATGGAACAAGTAATGTGGTCATAGGGGTGGATGAAAATTCCAGCGGAACATCATGTACTGCCAACTGGGGAAGCTATTCTGCAGGAAACAACCGTGGAATGATCTACTATAACAGCACTACCAACCCTGATCCGGCAAGCCCTCCTGTAGGAATAAGCAGATATGCTGTTTTACCGAGGCTACAGTTAGCAGGTACAACATTACCAAGCTGTACCAATACTCCTCCGGCTAATATTGCTGTGAACAATATTACAGCTGCCTCAGCCAATGTTACGTGGACGGCTGCAGCGAATGCTACTTACGTTATAAGATACAGAATACCCCCGTCACTCACCTGGCAGACGGTTAATATAACAACACCTTTTACCAATAGTATAACGCTTACTTCTCTGACTGAACAAACTCAGTATGAGGTACAGATTGCAACAGTCTGCGGAACACAGGGGGCTTTTTCTGCACCAGTAAGTTTTACGACTCCAGCACTTACTTATTGTAATGCAGCAACGGCAACCGTTACGAACGGTTATATCAATAATGTAACGATGACCGGCACCAGTGTACCGTTAACAAGCAACGATTCCGGAGCCACCCCGTATACAGATTATTCCCTGGATGCTACAAAGACCATTACTCTTTTGAGAAATTCAGTAAATAATACATTGTCTGTAGGAAGATCTATCATATCAGGTACCTACTCTACCAATGCATGGATAGATTTTAACGGAGACGGTATTTTTGATAATAACCCGACAACAACTCCCGGGGGAGAAAGAATTATGAATCTTGGCTATTCCAGTACTACACCCGTTACTGCTGTTTTTCCGGTTCCGGCTAATGCTTATTCAGGAACCAGTAAAATAAAAATGCGTGTCATCGTATATTCTGCCACTCCGGCCAATGCCTGTGGTCCTTTAACGGGGAACGGAGAAGTTGAAGATTATTATGTGAAATTTATAGATCTTCAGCCTTGTACTACTGCTGCCCCTGCCAATATCGCCGTGAATAACATTACTCATAATTCTGCCTATGTATCATGGATTCCAGCTTCCAATGCTTCTTATAGTATCAGATGGAGACAGGGAAGCGCAGGAGCATGGCTTCCAAGTAACGCAGGACAAAGTCTTCCGGCGGGGCAAAGTTTTTATACGATTACAGGTCTTGCTGAACAGACAGGATATCAGGTACAAATTGCCACCACCTGTAATGGAAGCCAGGGGGCATTCTCTCCAAGTGTAAACTTTACCACCAGTCCGTTAACGCATTGCAGTATGACCGGAACAGGTACCAATGACTTCATCTCAAATGTAAAAGTAACACCTGTAAATTTCCCGGTAATGGGTAATGCTTCTGTTCAGACGAATTATATCAGCTATACATCACCCGCTACGCTTATTAATCTTGAAATCGGTTCCCAGGGGAATCAGTTATCTGTTTCTAAAGAATGGGCAGGAACTCAATATGCTGATGCAGTAAATGCGTGGATCGACTGGAACAGAGACGGAGTTTTCACAGATGCTGAAAAAATAATGACCTCCGCTGCGAGTACTACAACTCCAATCACAGCAAACTTTGATGTTCCGGCCACGGGAATTTATACAGGACCTTTAACCACTACTATGAGAGTGGTTCTGAAAAGAACCAGCGCTCCTGCTCTGTGTGCAGATGCAGCCAATGGAGAAGTGGAAGATTATGCTGTACGATTAAAACCCTGCAGCAATGCCACACCAGGAAATCCGGCATTCACCAATATTACACATAATTCTGTAAATATCAGCTGGGCTGCAGCCACCAATAATAATGCTTTTATTCTGGAATACAGGCCTGTTACCAATCCTGTTTCTGCATGGACCCCTTTAAACCTGTCTGTTTTAGGAGGAAATCCCCCTGTAACAATCAGTGCTTTAACGCCTGCTACAACTTATGAGGTAAGAATTGCAGCAATTTGTGGCGGCAACGGAATAGGAATTTATACCCCAGTTACCACCTTTACAACAAGGTGTGACCCCACACCCCCATTTGTAACGATAAGCAATGTAACGTCCAGCTCAGCAGTAATTACCTGGAGCCCGGTGGTTCCGAGTGCGTCCTATATTTTAAGATGGAGAGAAGTAGGCAGTACTCCCTGGAATACTCCTATAGTTCCTCAGCCTCCGGCTAATTCATATACGATTCAGAATCTTGATTCATTCAAAATGTATGAAGTACAGGTAGCCAATATCTGTAATGGAGAATCTACAGCGAATCCGTGGTCTAATCCGAAGGTATTTACCACAGAAAGAATCTGCGAAATACCTCCTCCGGGATTGATGATTACTCAAATTTCCCCAACAACGGCAGAGATTTTATGGGATCCGTTTCCGGGAGCCACTTATATCCTGAAATACAGAAAAGTAGGAATTCCGAGCTGGACTGATGTGGTGGTAACCACCAATACTTATACCATCACAGGTTTACTGGAGCTTACAAAATATGAAATGCAGGTGGCTAATATCTGTAACGGAGCAGCCGGAAATTTCACAAAACTATATTATTTCACGACTCCTACAGTCATCTACTGCCCGATGTCGGCAGCGAATTCTACAACAGAATTTATTTCAAAAGTGACTGTAAAGCCTGCTGGTAATAAGGAAATGATCAATGAATCTCCGGCCTCTACCTATTCAGATTTCACCGGGAATCCTTTACAATTTATTGAACTGACTCAGGGATCAAAAGGAAATCAGATAATTATTGATAAAACTTTAAGCTCAGGAATCAGTGCAGGAGTTGCTGTCTGGATTGACTTCAACAGAAACGGTGAATTTGACATCAATGAAAGAATTCTGGCAGACGGACCTAACGGGAACCCAACAGCAGGTACCATCTTCTCTGTTCCGGACAATGCCTTTATCAGCATGACAGATTATAAATACGTGGTAATGAGAGTCGCTTTACAGAAAGATGGCATTCCTGTGAACTGCACCACCTTCAAAGATGGCGAAGTGGAAGATTATACGGTAAGAATATCCAAACAGCCGGTACCGAATTCTCTCAACCCAACAGATATTCACATTTATCCTAATCCGGTACGCTCAGTATTGTATGTAAAAAATATAAGTTTCAAAGCGCAGTATAAAATTTACAGCGCTGCCGGAAGATTGATATCCACCGGAATCATCCTGAACAATGCCATAGATGTCAGCAATCTTATCCACGGTATATACATGATAGAGATAGAAGATGGAGGGGTAACTGTTCAGAAGAAATTTATCAAAGAATCCTAA
- the gndA gene encoding NADP-dependent phosphogluconate dehydrogenase produces MERYSYGMVGLGVMGRNLLYNIADNGFSITGFDLDQEKVKELEKEAASAMKVKGTGSLEDFVSALETPRKIILMVPAGKPVDAVLENITPLLSEGDIVIDAGNSYFEDTNRRVADLASKKLHFMGMGVSGGEKGARRGPSIMPGGDLEAFKLLKPMLEAIAAKVDNEACTAYMGKGSAGNYVKMVHNGIEYAIMQLISEAYDLLKRGAGLSNEQLYQVFRDWNNGEMNSFLIEITRDIFTQKDTFTDNYLVDQILDKAGAKGTGKWTSEQAMEIGVSIPNIDIAVTSRILSAYKEERVNASKIYAEKEITKPENTELFIQEVGDALFLSTLISYAQGLSLLVKASEEYGFEIPLKDVVKIWRGGCIIRSVLLEKFYSAYTQNPHLSNILLDQDISELVKSKIKALRKTAGYAVTNGISSLGIQTALGYFDAYTTESLPVNLIQAQRDYFGAHTYQRIDREGVFHTSWQSANN; encoded by the coding sequence ATGGAAAGATATAGTTATGGGATGGTTGGCCTTGGAGTAATGGGGCGGAATCTGCTTTATAATATCGCTGACAATGGTTTTTCAATTACAGGATTTGACCTTGATCAGGAGAAAGTTAAAGAACTGGAAAAAGAAGCCGCTTCAGCAATGAAAGTGAAAGGTACAGGCTCTTTAGAAGATTTTGTATCCGCATTAGAAACCCCAAGGAAAATTATTCTGATGGTTCCTGCCGGAAAACCTGTAGATGCCGTACTGGAAAACATCACACCACTTTTAAGTGAAGGTGATATTGTCATAGATGCAGGAAACTCTTATTTTGAAGATACCAACAGGCGTGTTGCTGATCTGGCATCCAAAAAACTCCACTTTATGGGAATGGGAGTCTCTGGCGGAGAAAAAGGAGCCAGAAGAGGCCCGAGTATCATGCCCGGAGGAGACCTTGAAGCTTTCAAACTTCTAAAACCAATGCTGGAAGCCATTGCAGCCAAAGTAGATAACGAAGCATGTACCGCTTATATGGGCAAAGGATCTGCCGGAAACTATGTAAAAATGGTGCACAACGGTATTGAATACGCCATTATGCAGCTCATCAGTGAAGCGTATGATCTTCTTAAAAGAGGAGCTGGCCTTAGCAACGAACAGCTGTATCAGGTGTTCAGAGACTGGAATAACGGCGAGATGAATTCTTTCCTTATTGAAATTACCAGAGATATTTTTACACAGAAAGATACTTTTACAGACAACTATCTGGTAGATCAGATTTTGGATAAAGCTGGCGCAAAAGGAACCGGAAAATGGACTTCCGAACAGGCCATGGAAATCGGAGTTTCCATTCCTAATATTGATATTGCGGTGACATCAAGAATTTTATCAGCCTATAAAGAAGAAAGGGTAAACGCCTCAAAAATATACGCTGAAAAAGAAATCACAAAACCGGAAAACACAGAACTTTTTATTCAGGAAGTGGGGGATGCCCTTTTCCTTTCAACATTAATCAGCTATGCCCAAGGTTTATCTTTGCTGGTAAAAGCCTCTGAAGAATACGGTTTTGAAATTCCGTTAAAAGATGTTGTGAAAATATGGAGAGGAGGATGTATCATCCGTTCTGTATTGCTGGAAAAATTCTATTCAGCATATACTCAGAATCCTCATCTTTCTAATATTCTTCTTGATCAGGATATTTCTGAACTGGTAAAATCAAAAATCAAGGCTTTAAGAAAAACTGCCGGATATGCCGTTACCAACGGAATTTCCAGCTTAGGAATTCAGACTGCTTTAGGATATTTTGATGCTTATACCACAGAATCTCTTCCCGTGAATCTTATTCAGGCTCAGCGTGATTATTTCGGAGCTCATACTTATCAACGTATTGACAGAGAAGGCGTTTTTCATACTTCCTGGCAAAGTGCAAACAACTAA